From Strix uralensis isolate ZFMK-TIS-50842 chromosome 1, bStrUra1, whole genome shotgun sequence, a single genomic window includes:
- the AQP1 gene encoding aquaporin-1: protein MASEFKKKMFWRAVVAEFLAMSLFIFISIGSALGFNFPVASNKTLSQDNVKVSLAFGLSIATMAQSVGHISGAHLNPAVTLGLLLSCQISIFKALMYIIAQCLGAVVATAILSGVTSSLPKNLLGLNSLSEGINAGQGLGIEIIATFQLVLCVLATTDRRRNDVSGSAPLAIGLSVALGHLLAIDYTGCGINPARSFGSALIANNFENHWIFWVGPIIGGASAALIYDFILAPRSSDLTDRMKVWTSGQVEEYDLEGDDMNSRVEMKPK, encoded by the exons atggCTAGtgaattcaaaaagaaaatgttctggaGAGCAGTAGTGGCTGAGTTCCTTGCCAtgagcctttttatttttatcagcatTGGTTCGGCTCTGGGTTTTAACTTCCCAGTGGCGAGCAACAAAACATTGTCTCAGGACAACGTGAAGGTTTCACTGGCTTTTGGGTTATCCATCGCTACCATGGCACAGAGCGTGGGTCACATCAGTGGTGCACACCTGAACCCAGCTGTGACCCTGGGTCTCCTGCTGAGCTGTCAGATCAGCATCTTCAAGGCACTCATGTACATCATTGCCCAGTGTCTGGGGGCAGTGGTGGCCACAGCTATTCTGTCAGGAGTCACCTCCTCTCTCCCAAAAAACCTCCTGGGGCTCAACTCG CTTTCAGAGGGAATCAATGCGGGCCAAGGACTAGGTATCGAAATCATTGCTACCTTCCAGCTGGTGTTGTGTGTCCTTGCCACCACAGACCGGAGAAGAAATGATGTCTCAGGATCAGCACCTTTGGCCATCGGTCTCTCTGTTGCCTTGGGACATCTTCTTGCT ATTGATTACACCGGTTGTGGAATTAATCCAGCCAGATCTTTTGGCTCAGCGCTGATTGCCAACAACTTTGAAAATCACTGG ATCTTCTGGGTTGGCCCAATCATTGGAGGAGCAAGTGCTGCCCTGATTTATGACTTCATCCTGGCTCCCAGAAGCAGTGACCTGACTGACCGCATGAAGGTGTGGACCAGCGGCCAAGTGGAAGAGTATGATCTGGAGGGAGATGATATGAACTCCCGGGTTGAAATGAAGCCAAAATAA